The proteins below come from a single Zea mays cultivar B73 chromosome 8, Zm-B73-REFERENCE-NAM-5.0, whole genome shotgun sequence genomic window:
- the LOC103636853 gene encoding DEAD-box ATP-dependent RNA helicase 7-like, translating to MAGQSQPLSYKPLPCKGRRQQGHKLFQTLSDVIGSIGGRTIIFTETKDSASELSGNTGVAVMLYEPRYKHSVSILERESGVKFEHISAPQPTDVAQSAGSEAADATASVSDSVIPIFRQQAEQLLSSSSLSAADLLAKALAKAVGYTDIKKRSLLSSLEDYSTLHLQTGRPMWSPGFAITSR from the exons ATGGCTG GGCAAAGTCAGCCTCTGTCTTATAAGCCACTGCCGTGTAAAGGAAGAAGGCAGCAAGGGCACAAGTTATTCCAGACATTATCTGATGTTATAGGCAGTAT TGGAGGTCGTACCATCATCTTCACTGAGACGAAGGATTCTGCATCAGAGCTTTCTG GTAATACTGGTGTTGCTGTCATGCTTTATGAGCCCAGATATAAGCACAGTGTCAGCATACTAGAAAGGGAGTCTGGAGTTAAATTTGAGCATATCTCTGCGCCACAACCCACTGATGTAGCACAATCTGCTGGCAGTGAAGCTGCAGATGCCACTGCGAGTGTGTCAGACAG TGTTATTCCTATCTTCAGGCAGCAAGCAGAGCAGTTGCTAAGCTCTTCCAGTCTGTCTGCAGCTGACTTGCTTGCCAAAGCACTTGCGAAGGCAGTT GGTTACACGGACATAAAGAAAAGATCATTGTTATCTTCCTTGGAGGATTACAGTACactacatcttcaaactggcagaCCGATGTGGTCACCTGG GTTTGCTATAACATCCCGGTGA